Proteins co-encoded in one Actinomadura luteofluorescens genomic window:
- a CDS encoding MarR family winged helix-turn-helix transcriptional regulator codes for MTEPRWLDAAQQRDWRAYVDGSVRLTEVMDRDLKTKHGLSNSEYEILVRLSEAPDRRLRMAELADNASQSRSRLSHTCSRLESKGLVKRDSCPNDKRGVYAHLTDEGFAALDRAARDHVEVVRTFFIDVVEPQDLEAIGRAFGLVLKRLGGPS; via the coding sequence ATGACCGAACCTCGCTGGCTCGATGCCGCCCAGCAGCGCGATTGGCGGGCATACGTGGACGGCAGCGTCCGGCTCACCGAGGTCATGGACCGCGATCTCAAGACCAAGCACGGGCTGTCGAACTCCGAGTACGAGATCCTCGTCCGGCTGTCGGAGGCGCCCGACCGGCGGCTGCGGATGGCGGAGCTGGCCGACAACGCCAGCCAGTCGCGCAGCCGGCTCTCCCACACCTGCTCCCGCCTGGAGTCCAAGGGCCTGGTCAAGCGGGACAGCTGCCCGAACGACAAGCGCGGCGTCTACGCGCACCTGACCGACGAGGGCTTCGCCGCGCTCGACCGCGCCGCCCGCGACCACGTCGAGGTCGTCCGGACGTTCTTCATCGACGTGGTCGAACCCCAGGACCTGGAGGCCATCGGGCGCGCGTTCGGCCTCGTCCTCAAGCGCCTCGGCGGCCCGTCCTAG
- a CDS encoding MauE/DoxX family redox-associated membrane protein, with amino-acid sequence MVTAIQNTQVLLLAAVLLVACLAKLTVRERAADAPDHVHGVPVPARLARLSALRRNRGMTVGLGIGEGMLGLALLVTSHLSVRLATTVAFAAATWVVGELRVHRPDAGCGCFGALSAKKVDRRSVLRAMLFTCAAIVSLGAPHAGVDVLRDVPAQVGLMFAVEVALFVALSPELAELAGRHRRPRAAVPCERRQSPMPETYARLYDSSAWAEHENTIKTAVPLDVWREGCWRFVAFPGRVSERDVEIVFAVPTSERDGNVRSAVVASETSAPVRPSLGRVQ; translated from the coding sequence ATGGTGACGGCGATCCAGAACACGCAGGTCCTCCTGCTGGCGGCGGTGCTGCTGGTGGCGTGCCTGGCGAAGCTGACGGTGCGGGAGCGGGCGGCGGACGCGCCGGACCACGTGCACGGCGTCCCGGTGCCGGCCAGGCTCGCGCGGCTGTCGGCGCTGCGCCGCAACCGGGGCATGACGGTCGGGCTCGGCATCGGCGAGGGCATGCTCGGCCTCGCGCTGCTGGTGACCTCGCACCTGTCGGTGCGGCTGGCGACGACGGTGGCGTTCGCCGCCGCGACCTGGGTCGTCGGCGAGCTCCGGGTGCACAGGCCGGACGCGGGCTGCGGCTGTTTCGGCGCGCTGAGCGCCAAGAAGGTGGACCGGCGCAGCGTGCTGCGGGCGATGCTGTTCACCTGCGCGGCGATCGTCTCTCTCGGCGCGCCGCACGCGGGCGTGGACGTGCTGCGCGACGTCCCCGCGCAGGTGGGGCTGATGTTCGCGGTCGAGGTCGCGCTGTTCGTGGCGCTGTCCCCCGAGCTGGCGGAGCTGGCCGGCCGGCACCGGCGCCCGCGCGCCGCCGTCCCGTGCGAGCGGCGGCAGAGCCCGATGCCGGAGACCTACGCGAGGCTGTACGACAGCTCGGCGTGGGCCGAGCACGAGAACACGATCAAGACCGCGGTGCCGCTGGACGTGTGGCGGGAGGGCTGCTGGCGGTTCGTGGCCTTCCCCGGACGGGTGAGCGAGCGGGACGTGGAGATCGTGTTCGCGGTGCCGACCTCCGAGCGGGACGGGAACGTCCGGTCGGCGGTGGTGGCGTCCGAGACCTCCGCGCCCGTCCGGCCGAGTCTTGGACGCGTCCAGTAA
- a CDS encoding pirin family protein: MPAVMADPLTLPRLPLLPQEGTDWRRVAKVVTAQRHLEGEGFQVRRPFPGIDLSLADPFLLLDHMGAVEYAPGEAKGTPWHPHRGFETVTYIIDGAFQHQDTTGGGGLIADGGTQWMTAASGIQHIEQPPPELVAKGGLFHGVQLWVNLPRAQKWVPPRYQDIEARDVRLLAADDGSSLVRVIAGSLAGHDGPGVTYTPINYLHATVAPGARLALPWPRDFNAMVYVLSGRGTAGVEEVALDEGQLAVFAGSHHKGETDGLVVRAADGQPAASAAGWEILILGGLPIREPIARYGPFVMNTRDEIIQAFEDFQAGRMGTVPAEKVPHRSAADEPLA; this comes from the coding sequence ATGCCTGCCGTGATGGCCGACCCGCTGACCCTGCCCCGCCTGCCGCTGCTGCCGCAGGAGGGCACCGACTGGCGCCGCGTCGCCAAGGTCGTGACCGCCCAGCGCCACCTCGAAGGCGAGGGATTCCAGGTCAGGCGCCCGTTCCCGGGCATCGACCTGTCCCTGGCCGACCCGTTCCTGCTCCTGGACCACATGGGCGCCGTCGAGTACGCGCCCGGCGAGGCCAAGGGCACGCCCTGGCATCCGCACCGGGGGTTCGAGACCGTCACCTACATCATCGACGGAGCGTTCCAGCACCAGGACACCACCGGTGGCGGCGGCCTCATCGCCGACGGCGGCACGCAGTGGATGACGGCCGCGTCCGGCATCCAGCACATCGAGCAGCCGCCGCCCGAGCTGGTCGCCAAGGGCGGCCTGTTCCACGGCGTCCAGCTCTGGGTCAACCTGCCGCGCGCCCAGAAGTGGGTCCCGCCGCGCTACCAGGACATCGAGGCCCGCGACGTCAGGCTGCTCGCCGCCGACGACGGCTCGTCCCTCGTGCGCGTCATCGCGGGGTCGCTCGCCGGACACGACGGTCCGGGCGTCACCTACACGCCGATCAACTACCTGCACGCGACCGTCGCGCCCGGGGCGCGCCTGGCGCTGCCCTGGCCCCGCGACTTCAACGCGATGGTGTACGTCCTGTCGGGCCGCGGGACGGCCGGCGTCGAGGAGGTCGCGCTGGACGAGGGGCAGCTCGCGGTGTTCGCCGGCTCGCACCACAAGGGCGAGACGGACGGCCTCGTCGTCCGCGCCGCCGACGGCCAGCCGGCCGCGAGCGCCGCGGGCTGGGAGATCCTGATCCTCGGCGGCCTGCCGATCCGGGAGCCGATCGCCCGGTACGGGCCCTTCGTGATGAACACCCGTGACGAGATCATCCAGGCGTTCGAGGACTTCCAGGCCGGGCGCATGGGCACCGTCCCCGCCGAGAAGGTCCCCCACCGGTCCGCGGCGGACGAGCCCCTGGCCTGA
- a CDS encoding ATP-binding protein: MRNPYAPGAGQRPPELAGRDRELRQFEVVLERVARGRPERSMIVTGLRGVGKTVLLNAFRSQAIQRLWGTGKIEARPDQSIRRPVASALHRAVRELAPRHRAPDRIEEFLGVLKAFAQAGPEPSGKASARAHRWQPGIDVPAARGRADSGDLEIDLTELFVDAASVATDVGVGIALFVDEMQDIPADDVSALCAACHELSQVGGPLIVVGAGLPHLPAVLSASKSYSERLFRYARIDRLDRESADVALLAPAEREDVTFTQDALDALYGAADGYPYFVQAYAKVVWDVAPDSPITVDDIKVAAPEAESELAVGFFGSRYERATPAERDYMRAMAMLGDDPVPTASVADELGRKPSSLSPARDGLIKKGLIYSAERGMVAFTVPHFGKFLRSQPA; this comes from the coding sequence GTGCGCAACCCCTATGCCCCGGGCGCCGGGCAGCGCCCGCCCGAGCTGGCCGGCCGCGACCGCGAGCTGCGGCAGTTCGAGGTGGTGCTCGAACGCGTGGCCCGGGGCCGCCCCGAGCGCAGCATGATCGTCACCGGGCTGCGCGGGGTGGGCAAGACCGTGCTGCTCAACGCCTTCCGGTCGCAGGCGATCCAGCGGCTGTGGGGGACGGGGAAGATCGAGGCCCGTCCCGACCAGTCGATCCGCCGCCCGGTGGCGTCCGCGCTGCACCGGGCGGTCCGGGAGCTGGCGCCCCGGCACCGCGCGCCCGACCGCATCGAGGAGTTCCTCGGCGTGCTCAAGGCGTTCGCCCAGGCCGGCCCCGAGCCGTCCGGCAAGGCCAGCGCGCGGGCGCACCGCTGGCAGCCCGGCATCGACGTGCCCGCCGCGCGCGGCCGCGCCGACTCCGGCGACCTGGAGATCGACCTCACCGAGCTGTTCGTGGACGCCGCCTCCGTCGCGACCGACGTCGGCGTCGGCATCGCCCTGTTCGTCGACGAGATGCAGGACATCCCCGCCGACGACGTGTCCGCGCTGTGCGCCGCGTGCCACGAGCTGTCGCAGGTCGGCGGCCCGCTGATCGTGGTGGGCGCGGGCCTGCCGCACCTGCCGGCCGTCCTGTCGGCGAGCAAGTCCTACTCCGAGCGGCTCTTCCGGTACGCCCGCATCGACCGGCTCGACCGCGAGTCGGCCGACGTCGCGCTGCTGGCCCCCGCCGAGCGCGAGGACGTCACCTTCACCCAGGACGCCCTCGACGCGCTGTACGGCGCGGCCGACGGCTACCCCTACTTCGTCCAGGCGTACGCCAAGGTCGTCTGGGACGTCGCGCCCGACAGCCCCATCACCGTCGACGACATCAAGGTCGCCGCGCCGGAGGCGGAGAGCGAGCTCGCCGTCGGCTTCTTCGGCAGCCGCTACGAGCGCGCCACCCCGGCCGAGCGCGACTACATGCGCGCCATGGCCATGCTCGGCGACGACCCGGTGCCCACCGCGTCCGTCGCCGACGAGCTGGGCCGCAAGCCGTCCAGCCTGTCGCCCGCCCGCGACGGGCTCATCAAGAAGGGCCTCATCTACAGCGCCGAACGCGGCATGGTCGCGTTCACCGTCCCGCACTTCGGCAAGTTCCTCCGCTCCCAGCCCGCCTGA
- a CDS encoding RNA polymerase sigma factor: protein MPRLSTSAPTADRKLVKGLNEGDEAALAALYDEYGERLYDYALSMSGDGKASADIVHDAFIDACRRAPRMRDHLYLSSWLYGAARRRCIRRGRPKVLFWDRDGEFSDTPFLDRAEDGDPAPDRPRSDELHDLLRASLSRLEPVDQEVMLLTHRHGLRPARLGATLGLSARRAAARVRRARAQLDAALQREIGRARRECAAAARTAGESRSAAIPVLAARAPDRPEEPPPAEPVKGPWWRARRRGEVSPVDPETELHAAGCDDCRARAGVTAAALLRRAPAPVLPAALRHRVMHTATDPELAGYRADIAARGGTLTPSGLPSQPDVPSPFTRRWLFTGGGMVGALAAALAIAVVMGPGIGGGTLSWPPFRTHPAPSITQERPEGQGHGRQAPQGPGGGAQARPGQPPPDPQTHEKNQESPEGPSPTPQQPVPPSSSPKPPGVLVVNPAKVEMYGTKTARVDLEAKSGPVSWTAMTSSNQLILSQMQGGMPEDGTTSLTLTLRTALIGLPGQGTLTFTDSEGSPHEVKVVWGATLL from the coding sequence ATGCCCAGGTTGTCCACCTCCGCCCCCACAGCCGACCGCAAGCTCGTCAAGGGTTTGAACGAGGGTGACGAGGCGGCACTGGCCGCGCTCTACGACGAATACGGCGAGCGCCTTTACGATTACGCGCTGTCGATGTCGGGAGACGGGAAAGCATCCGCCGACATCGTTCATGACGCGTTCATCGACGCCTGCCGCCGCGCTCCCCGAATGCGCGACCACCTGTATCTGAGTTCCTGGTTGTACGGCGCGGCGCGGCGCCGCTGCATCCGCCGCGGCCGCCCGAAGGTGCTGTTCTGGGACCGGGACGGCGAGTTCTCCGACACGCCGTTCCTGGACCGTGCCGAGGACGGCGACCCGGCGCCGGACCGGCCGCGGTCGGACGAACTCCACGACCTTCTGCGCGCGAGCCTGTCCCGGCTGGAGCCCGTCGACCAGGAGGTGATGCTCCTGACGCACCGGCACGGCCTGCGTCCGGCACGCCTCGGGGCGACGCTCGGCCTGTCCGCGCGGCGGGCCGCCGCGCGGGTGCGCAGGGCGCGGGCCCAGCTCGACGCCGCCCTGCAGCGGGAGATCGGCCGCGCGCGACGCGAGTGCGCCGCCGCCGCGCGGACGGCCGGGGAGTCCCGGTCCGCGGCGATCCCCGTCCTGGCGGCACGGGCTCCGGACCGCCCGGAGGAGCCCCCTCCGGCGGAGCCGGTCAAGGGTCCGTGGTGGCGTGCGCGCCGCCGCGGCGAGGTCTCCCCGGTCGATCCCGAAACCGAGCTGCACGCCGCCGGCTGCGACGACTGCCGTGCGCGGGCGGGGGTGACCGCGGCCGCGCTGCTGCGCCGGGCGCCCGCGCCGGTGCTGCCCGCGGCGCTGCGGCACCGCGTCATGCACACCGCGACGGATCCCGAGCTGGCGGGCTACCGCGCCGACATCGCGGCGCGCGGCGGGACGCTGACCCCGTCCGGCCTGCCGAGCCAGCCGGACGTGCCGTCGCCGTTCACGCGCCGGTGGCTGTTCACCGGCGGCGGCATGGTGGGCGCGCTGGCCGCGGCCCTCGCCATCGCGGTCGTGATGGGGCCCGGGATCGGCGGGGGGACGCTGTCGTGGCCGCCGTTCCGCACGCATCCGGCGCCCTCGATCACGCAGGAGAGGCCGGAGGGCCAGGGGCACGGCAGGCAGGCGCCGCAGGGGCCCGGCGGGGGCGCGCAGGCCCGTCCCGGCCAGCCGCCGCCCGACCCGCAGACCCACGAGAAGAACCAGGAGAGCCCGGAGGGCCCGTCGCCGACGCCGCAGCAACCGGTGCCGCCGTCCAGTTCGCCCAAGCCGCCCGGCGTCCTGGTCGTCAATCCCGCGAAGGTCGAGATGTACGGGACGAAGACCGCCCGGGTCGACCTCGAGGCGAAGAGCGGCCCGGTGTCGTGGACGGCGATGACGTCGTCGAACCAGCTGATCCTGTCGCAGATGCAGGGCGGCATGCCCGAGGACGGCACGACGAGCCTGACGCTGACGCTGCGCACGGCGCTCATCGGCCTGCCGGGGCAGGGCACGCTGACCTTCACCGACTCCGAGGGCTCGCCGCACGAGGTGAAGGTGGTCTGGGGCGCGACGCTGCTGTAG
- a CDS encoding DUF418 domain-containing protein encodes MRLTEVDVLRGFALFGITLVNTVGITGMPTSGPDDGLGHWAYETLLHQRFFPIFSFLFGLSFGLFLDGVQSQTHSPRLVMLARLGFLIPLGALHRLFQPREVLLTYAVVGLVVLLPASLIPGWRLILTLGGVATAAAAAVGGITLIPGLFLVGFGAARYGVEKLLGLSTGRIRNVLGVTGVLAVALNSLQIGKGVDSGSVPATVAGLATAAAYVAAVVLLMRTRIRRALGALAPLGRTALTGYLAATLLILAADRLLRIGDEPDYGMAFSTGAGVFLVELAFSWLWLRRARYGPFEWAWRCLTWWRIVPNGRG; translated from the coding sequence GTGCGCCTCACCGAGGTCGACGTGCTGCGCGGATTCGCGCTCTTCGGCATCACCTTGGTGAACACTGTGGGCATCACGGGGATGCCGACTTCGGGCCCGGACGATGGTCTCGGGCACTGGGCGTACGAGACTCTGCTGCACCAGAGGTTCTTCCCGATCTTCTCGTTCCTGTTCGGGCTGAGTTTCGGCCTGTTCCTGGACGGGGTTCAGAGCCAGACGCACAGCCCGAGGCTGGTCATGCTGGCCAGGCTGGGGTTCCTGATTCCCCTCGGTGCGTTGCACCGGCTGTTCCAGCCTCGCGAGGTGCTGCTGACGTACGCCGTCGTCGGCCTCGTCGTCCTGCTGCCCGCGTCGCTGATCCCCGGCTGGCGCCTCATCCTGACCTTGGGTGGTGTCGCCACCGCGGCCGCCGCCGCTGTCGGCGGTATCACCCTCATTCCGGGGCTCTTTCTGGTCGGCTTCGGAGCGGCGAGATATGGCGTGGAAAAGCTGCTCGGGTTGTCGACGGGCCGGATCCGCAACGTCCTGGGTGTGACCGGCGTGCTCGCCGTCGCGCTGAATTCCCTGCAGATCGGCAAGGGAGTCGATTCCGGCTCCGTACCGGCGACGGTGGCGGGGCTGGCCACGGCCGCCGCCTACGTCGCGGCGGTCGTGCTGCTGATGCGAACACGGATCCGGCGGGCACTGGGCGCGCTGGCGCCCCTCGGCAGAACCGCCCTGACGGGTTACCTCGCCGCCACGCTGCTGATCCTGGCAGCCGATCGCCTGCTTCGGATCGGCGACGAGCCCGATTACGGAATGGCGTTCTCCACCGGCGCGGGAGTGTTCCTGGTCGAGCTGGCTTTCAGCTGGCTATGGCTGCGCCGTGCCCGCTACGGCCCCTTCGAATGGGCATGGCGTTGCCTGACGTGGTGGCGGATCGTCCCGAACGGCCGGGGCTAG
- a CDS encoding adenylate/guanylate cyclase domain-containing protein, with translation MADDIEETLLGGPLRYTRREVEARAGVSDDFARRIWQALGFPVPPDDEVAFTDGDVAALVEIRGVLSHDLVDEETVLQLVRAVGQTMGRLASWLGDVWLQRLGALPSEEPVTSDLVTAALVATEELRPSFERLLLHGWRRQLTAAGMRAAASTATARADPAAGVALLAVGFADVVSFTRLSRSLDGDALAGFVERFEWAVTHIVAECGGRVVKTLGDEVLFVAPAAGAAAEIGLRVAERFNEDPDFPKVRVGLAYGEVIQRLGDVFGTPVNMAARLTSTAYPGTVLADAGLVSALPSGPYDASGLRPRPLQGLGRVRPFLLRRPKA, from the coding sequence ATGGCGGACGACATCGAGGAGACCCTCCTCGGCGGCCCCCTGCGCTACACGCGCCGGGAGGTCGAGGCCCGGGCGGGGGTCTCGGACGACTTCGCGCGGCGCATCTGGCAGGCGCTCGGCTTCCCCGTCCCGCCGGACGACGAGGTCGCCTTCACCGACGGCGACGTGGCCGCGCTCGTCGAGATCCGCGGGGTGCTGTCCCACGACCTGGTGGACGAGGAGACGGTGCTCCAGCTGGTCCGCGCCGTCGGCCAGACCATGGGGCGGCTCGCCAGCTGGCTCGGCGACGTGTGGCTCCAGCGGCTGGGCGCCCTGCCGTCCGAGGAGCCGGTGACGTCCGACCTGGTCACCGCGGCTCTGGTCGCCACCGAGGAGCTGCGGCCCTCGTTCGAACGGCTGCTGCTGCACGGCTGGCGCCGCCAGCTCACCGCCGCCGGGATGCGCGCCGCCGCGTCCACCGCCACCGCGCGGGCCGACCCCGCGGCGGGCGTCGCGCTCCTCGCGGTCGGGTTCGCCGACGTCGTGTCGTTCACCCGGCTGAGCCGCAGCCTCGACGGCGACGCCCTCGCCGGTTTCGTCGAGCGCTTCGAGTGGGCCGTCACGCACATCGTCGCCGAGTGCGGGGGCCGCGTCGTCAAGACGCTCGGCGACGAGGTCCTGTTCGTCGCGCCCGCCGCCGGCGCCGCCGCGGAGATCGGGCTGCGCGTCGCGGAGCGGTTCAACGAGGACCCCGACTTCCCCAAGGTCCGCGTCGGCCTCGCCTACGGCGAGGTCATCCAGCGGCTGGGCGACGTGTTCGGTACGCCCGTCAACATGGCCGCGCGCCTGACGTCCACCGCCTATCCGGGGACGGTTCTGGCCGACGCCGGCCTGGTCTCGGCGCTGCCGTCCGGGCCCTACGACGCCTCCGGTCTGCGTCCCCGCCCGCTGCAGGGGCTGGGGCGCGTGCGGCCCTTCCTGCTGCGCCGTCCCAAGGCGTAG
- a CDS encoding M15 family metallopeptidase, which produces MGTATFLATLLAVPLAAAGCGRGGDDTGESAPPATPPAASAPSSPSPSPSRQGFQSTIKKVTAGDLEHSWRRGCPVSPSGLRMIEMTYWGMDDKPHTGGRLVVNAKAAGDLVKVFRKLYAMRYPIERMEPVDKYKGSDFDSIEANNTSAFNCRQATGSSSFSNHAYGLAVDINPCQNPYVYADGRVAHKDCVKYKNRKNDDPGVIHAGDKVVKAFASIGWSWGGTWSGARDYQHFSSSGR; this is translated from the coding sequence ATGGGAACCGCGACTTTCCTCGCCACGCTGCTGGCCGTGCCGCTCGCCGCGGCCGGATGTGGCCGCGGCGGCGACGACACGGGCGAGTCGGCGCCTCCGGCGACCCCGCCGGCCGCGTCCGCTCCGAGCAGCCCGTCGCCGTCCCCGAGCAGGCAGGGCTTCCAGTCCACGATCAAGAAGGTGACGGCCGGGGACCTCGAGCACTCGTGGCGCCGCGGCTGCCCCGTGTCGCCGTCCGGGCTCCGGATGATCGAGATGACCTACTGGGGGATGGACGACAAGCCGCACACCGGCGGGCGGCTCGTCGTCAACGCCAAGGCGGCCGGCGACCTGGTCAAGGTGTTCCGGAAGCTGTACGCCATGCGCTACCCCATCGAGCGCATGGAGCCGGTCGACAAGTACAAGGGCAGCGACTTCGACTCGATCGAGGCGAACAACACCTCGGCGTTCAACTGCCGCCAGGCGACCGGGTCGAGCTCGTTCTCCAACCACGCCTACGGCCTCGCGGTCGACATCAACCCGTGCCAGAACCCGTACGTCTACGCGGACGGGCGCGTCGCGCACAAGGACTGCGTCAAGTACAAGAACCGCAAGAACGACGACCCGGGCGTCATCCACGCCGGCGACAAGGTCGTCAAGGCGTTCGCCTCGATCGGCTGGAGCTGGGGCGGCACCTGGAGCGGCGCCCGCGACTACCAGCACTTCTCCAGTTCGGGCCGCTGA
- a CDS encoding long-chain fatty acid--CoA ligase produces MQDFPLTITTIMRCGAGVFGEAAVSTWTGEGTRRRTNAEVGERAARLAGALRGLGVDGDQRVATFMWNNTEHLEAYLAVPSMGAVLHTLNLRLFPDQLVYIANHAEDRVVIADASLIPLLAPVLARFETVRHVVVVGEGDTAPLEGAGKEVHGYEELLAAAPATFAWPEIDERSAAAMCYTSGTTGNPKGVVYSHRSAYLHSMSTCTGNAMGLSASDVVLPVVPMFHANAWGLPYAAVMAGASLVMPDRFLQAEPLVRLIEAERPTVAGAVPTIWSDVLRYAKEHGSDLTSLRLVPCGGSAVPESLMRGFEEIGVRIVQAWGMTETSPVASVAHPPPGAEGVDAWRARVSQGRVLSGLEMRIVGDGDVVLPSDGEAVGEVEIRGPWITGAYHLDEDPERFHDGWLRTGDVGTLSPDGYLVLTDRAKDVIKSGGEWISSVELENQLMAHPDVVEAAVVGVPDDRWQERPLASVVVRDGAEVTAAELREFLAGRVARWQLPERWAFVAEVPKTSVGKFSKKTLRQMYRDGDLTVHTIT; encoded by the coding sequence ATGCAGGACTTTCCGTTGACCATTACGACGATCATGCGCTGCGGGGCCGGGGTCTTCGGGGAGGCCGCGGTCTCCACGTGGACGGGGGAGGGGACGCGGCGCCGCACGAACGCGGAGGTGGGCGAGCGCGCCGCGCGGCTGGCGGGAGCGCTGCGGGGGCTCGGGGTGGACGGGGACCAGCGGGTCGCCACGTTCATGTGGAACAACACCGAGCACCTGGAGGCCTACCTGGCGGTCCCGTCGATGGGGGCCGTGCTGCACACGCTGAACCTGCGGCTGTTCCCCGACCAGCTCGTCTACATCGCGAACCACGCCGAGGACCGGGTCGTCATCGCGGACGCGTCGCTGATCCCGCTGCTGGCGCCGGTGCTGGCGCGGTTCGAGACCGTCCGGCACGTGGTGGTCGTCGGGGAGGGCGACACCGCGCCGCTGGAGGGCGCCGGCAAGGAGGTGCACGGCTACGAGGAGCTGCTCGCGGCGGCGCCGGCGACGTTCGCGTGGCCGGAGATCGACGAGCGGTCGGCCGCGGCGATGTGCTACACGAGCGGGACGACGGGCAACCCGAAGGGCGTCGTCTACTCGCACCGGTCGGCGTACCTGCACTCGATGTCGACGTGCACGGGGAACGCGATGGGGCTGAGCGCGTCCGACGTGGTCCTGCCGGTGGTGCCGATGTTCCACGCGAACGCCTGGGGGCTGCCCTACGCGGCGGTGATGGCGGGCGCGTCGCTGGTGATGCCGGACCGGTTCCTTCAGGCCGAGCCGCTCGTCCGGCTCATCGAGGCCGAGCGTCCGACGGTCGCGGGAGCGGTGCCGACGATCTGGTCGGACGTCCTGCGGTACGCGAAGGAGCACGGGTCGGACCTGACCTCGCTGCGGCTCGTCCCGTGCGGCGGGTCGGCGGTGCCGGAGTCGCTGATGCGCGGGTTCGAGGAGATCGGCGTCCGGATCGTGCAGGCGTGGGGGATGACGGAGACCTCGCCGGTCGCGTCGGTCGCGCACCCGCCGCCCGGGGCGGAGGGCGTGGACGCGTGGCGGGCGCGGGTGAGCCAGGGCCGCGTCCTCTCCGGGCTGGAGATGCGGATCGTGGGGGACGGCGACGTGGTGCTGCCGAGCGACGGGGAGGCCGTCGGGGAGGTCGAGATCCGCGGGCCGTGGATCACCGGCGCCTACCACCTGGACGAGGACCCCGAAAGGTTCCACGACGGCTGGCTGCGCACCGGGGACGTCGGGACGCTGTCCCCGGACGGGTACCTCGTCCTCACCGACCGGGCGAAGGACGTCATCAAGTCGGGCGGGGAGTGGATCTCGTCGGTGGAGCTGGAGAACCAGCTGATGGCCCATCCGGACGTCGTGGAGGCGGCGGTGGTGGGCGTGCCCGACGACCGCTGGCAGGAGCGCCCGCTCGCGTCCGTCGTCGTGCGGGACGGGGCGGAGGTCACGGCGGCGGAACTGCGGGAGTTCCTCGCCGGCCGGGTCGCCAGGTGGCAGCTTCCGGAGCGCTGGGCCTTCGTCGCCGAGGTCCCGAAGACCAGCGTCGGCAAGTTCTCCAAGAAGACCCTCCGGCAGATGTACCGGGACGGCGACCTCACGGTGCACACGATCACCTGA
- a CDS encoding MerR family transcriptional regulator: MAEYRIDELARLAGSTVRNIRAYQDRGLLPPPRLEGRVGMYDDTHLARLRLIGKLLARGYTFAIIKDLLGAWETGKDVAEVLGLEKVLTDPWSDEIPGTVAYEDLVAKFGSGLDEDQVARTLERTVELGLIEPDGDKYRVPSPRLLHVGAELVAAGIPLDSVLDIAGQIRADCDVIAGRFVSLVQEHVFTRLEGPVPDGEEVGEEVGEVAEVVRRMRPLVKMVVDPFIARAMEARVQAALGDHLEMIRDALGRRPAGDD; this comes from the coding sequence ATGGCCGAGTACCGAATCGACGAGCTGGCGCGGCTGGCGGGCAGCACGGTGCGCAACATCCGCGCCTACCAGGACCGCGGCCTGCTGCCGCCGCCCCGCCTCGAAGGCCGGGTCGGCATGTACGACGACACGCACCTGGCGCGGCTCCGGCTGATCGGCAAGCTGCTCGCCCGCGGCTACACCTTCGCGATCATCAAGGACCTGCTGGGCGCCTGGGAGACCGGCAAGGACGTCGCCGAGGTGCTCGGCCTGGAGAAGGTCCTCACCGACCCGTGGTCGGACGAGATCCCCGGCACCGTCGCCTACGAGGACCTGGTCGCGAAGTTCGGCTCCGGCCTGGACGAGGACCAGGTCGCCCGCACCCTGGAGCGGACGGTCGAGCTCGGCCTGATCGAGCCGGACGGGGACAAGTACCGCGTCCCGAGCCCGCGGCTGCTGCACGTCGGCGCCGAACTCGTCGCCGCCGGAATCCCGCTGGACTCCGTCCTCGACATCGCCGGGCAGATCCGCGCCGACTGCGACGTGATCGCCGGGCGGTTCGTGAGCCTCGTCCAGGAGCACGTGTTCACGCGGCTTGAGGGGCCCGTCCCGGACGGCGAGGAAGTGGGCGAGGAGGTGGGCGAGGTCGCGGAGGTGGTCCGCCGGATGCGTCCGCTGGTGAAGATGGTCGTCGACCCGTTCATCGCGCGGGCCATGGAGGCCCGCGTCCAGGCGGCCCTCGGCGACCACCTCGAAATGATCAGGGACGCCCTCGGGCGGCGGCCCGCCGGCGACGACTGA
- a CDS encoding SigE family RNA polymerase sigma factor yields MVGVNATRHDEFRAYVVERGPVLLRAATQLTSDRAEAEDLLQAALAKTYLAWDRIEDRSALDGYVRRAMVNTQISWWRRRKLEIYPTDQLPDRPVEDHTDRSEMRDALGRALRRLPERQRLAVMLRYYEDMSEREIAEVLGVSVGTVKSTVSRAMTRLRELY; encoded by the coding sequence GTGGTGGGTGTGAACGCGACGCGGCACGACGAGTTCCGCGCATACGTGGTGGAACGCGGCCCCGTCCTGCTCAGGGCCGCCACCCAGCTCACCAGCGACCGCGCCGAGGCCGAGGACCTCCTCCAGGCCGCCCTGGCCAAGACCTACCTCGCCTGGGACCGCATCGAGGACCGCTCCGCCCTGGACGGCTACGTGCGCCGCGCCATGGTCAACACCCAGATCTCCTGGTGGCGCCGCCGCAAGCTGGAGATCTACCCCACCGACCAGCTCCCCGACCGCCCCGTCGAGGACCACACCGACCGCAGCGAGATGCGCGACGCCCTGGGCCGCGCCCTCAGGCGCCTCCCCGAACGCCAGCGCCTGGCCGTCATGCTCCGCTACTACGAGGACATGTCCGAACGCGAGATCGCCGAAGTCCTCGGCGTCAGCGTGGGCACGGTCAAATCCACCGTCTCAAGAGCCATGACCCGCCTCCGAGAGCTGTACTAG